CCGATCTGGCCCGGATCGGATGGACCGACGGCATCCATGCCGTGGCTGGGACCTCGACGCTGCTCCTGGTGGCCACCGCCATCGCGGCCGCCGTGGTGATGCGGCCCCCGAAGGAGTAACCCGGCCCTGTCGGGAACCTTCGGCGCCCCGGGCTCGTAGAACACGTATGACCCGCGAGATCCGAGACATCGACTCCACCAATGAGGCCGTTGCCCACCGCGTGATCGCCACGGCATTCGCCCAGGACCCCGTGGTCCGGTGGGTGAACGCCGATCCACGCCGTGACGTCGCGATATTCCGTGGGATATCACTGGCCCTGCACGGCTCCGGCCAAGGCGAGTACCTGCTCTACGAAGACGGTGTGGCGGTCGGAGCCGCACATTGGGATCCCCCGAGCTGGGAGCCGCCGGCCGCACAAAAGATGCGGGCCATCCCGCTGCTGCTCGGCGCGCTACGGCTGGGCGTCGTGCGCGGAGTCGCCCTGGCACGCGCCGCCGCGGCAGTTCGCCCTACCCACCCGCACTGGTATCTGGCGACCATCGGCGCCGCGGTTCCCGGCACGGGCATCGGTTCCGAACTCCTCAAGCACCAGATCGATCAGATCGAGGGGCCCGCGTACCTGGAGAGCTCCAACATTCGCAACAACCCGCTCTACGAACGCTTCGGGTTCAAGGTTGTCGACGAGATCAGACCCTTGTCCGACGGTCCCACGCTGTGGGCGATGTACCGGGACTGATTGCGCCGCAACGTCGCTGATGGCAGACCTGCCGGATTGCCGAG
The nucleotide sequence above comes from Mycobacteroides saopaulense. Encoded proteins:
- a CDS encoding GNAT family protein, which codes for MTREIRDIDSTNEAVAHRVIATAFAQDPVVRWVNADPRRDVAIFRGISLALHGSGQGEYLLYEDGVAVGAAHWDPPSWEPPAAQKMRAIPLLLGALRLGVVRGVALARAAAAVRPTHPHWYLATIGAAVPGTGIGSELLKHQIDQIEGPAYLESSNIRNNPLYERFGFKVVDEIRPLSDGPTLWAMYRD